The Procambarus clarkii isolate CNS0578487 chromosome 88, FALCON_Pclarkii_2.0, whole genome shotgun sequence genomic sequence ggCAGTAGTCAGAGGCAGTGTATCAAACTGGGGAAATAGTACTAGTGATGTACCACAGGGTACAGTGGTACATCATTATTACACCAGTACATTACGTGCACCATTAATATTCAACGTCTAATGATCTCTGAGAGAGAATACAGAGTTGCATGAACATGGGTGGTGATGATGCCAAGCTACTAGGGAAGATCATAGAATTAGACAGTTGTCATACCCTTCAAGattacctggacaaaataagtaccgtatatggagcaacactttgcAAATGGAACTAaatgtgaataaatgctatgTTGTGGAATAGGAAAAAATGGCAACACTCGACCTACAAACTGTGAAAAGGCATTTAAGGACTCTGATAACGAAAGAGATCTAGAGGGTTTTGTATAGTAAATtctcaccagaggaacacacaaagGACAATGTTCAAGGAGCCTATACAATACTTTTCAACTTCAGAatcgcttttaaatacatggatggtgaattattaaagaaattgttcatgacttgtgtgaccaaaattggaatatgtagTGGTTTTATGGTTTCCATATCTTAACAAGCACATCAGTAAACTGGAAATAGtggaaagacatgcaactaaatgggttttggaactgaaaacaaaattatgaggagaggaTAGAGGTGTTATATAAATGTCAATGCTATAAGACAGGaaagaagtgatatgatcactacaaaaTAAGGTAATAAAAAGAATTGACAAAATTGAAGAGAAATACTTGAAATCTGCAACTTCAAGTTACAGAAACAAAGGtgtcaaaaaatattagaaaagttctcttttttgcaaacagagtggtagacagttgaaacatgttaagtgagaaggtggtggaggccaaaactgtcagtagcttcaaagcctCATATGACAGAAAGTACTGGGAACACAGGACACCATGAgcacagctctcatcctgtaactccaGTTAGGTAATTACGAATCTCTGCCCCTCCATGTATCATCACTTTCTTTTGCCTCTTCTTTTACCAATAAAGTCACTTCGTAAAAAGCATAGTCAGACAAGCAGGACAACTCCATCATTCAAGGGAAATGGAAAAAATATGTTATGGTGtattattttataaaaaaaaatagatttttgaTGATTTGAGAACACAATTCCCatacatagcattttaccaatggAAAATATAGTTCGAAGTTCTGAACAGTGGACTTAAGAACACCTTTTCTGAACACATCTTGTTCATAAGTTGGGGCCCACCTGTATAGTCTTTGTCTTTGCCATTTACTCTCTGCACGTTACAATTTTGTAACACTCAAAATTAAGTGTTTGAGTAACAATTATTATATTGTTTACATAAGATCAAtacaataaataataatttatgtACCTCACACCAGACACTGGTGAAGTGTACATCTTTGAGGAACACAGGCATTCATGAACCTATTTTATGGTAAAGTGTTGTATGGGATTCTCTAAATTATGACATATGCTTGCAGTTTGGAGATGGGTGGGTGTTGATACTTGGTTCCTCAGTGTACTTGGCTCTGGTGATTTTGATGTTTTGCCTCATACTCGCCCATCACTTTCTTGCAGGTCGCACAGGTTTGAGCGGACTGTAATCTTTGGCAAAGTATGAAGACTAAGTAAGTACTTGAGCCTGGAACAACAGCAATATCTAGAGTGTGTACAGCACTTGGTTGACCCAATGAACTTTTGGGCATTCACAAGAGGTGCAAGTATTGGCAAGAGCTTGAATAATAAAAACTTGCAAATGTTTATAGAGTACAGTACAATATAAAAAGTGAGAAAGGAAAGTAGAAAGTTCTACAGTACATACTTTGTCGACAAGTCTTACATAAGTCGATGCTTAGAAGATAGAATGACCATAACAAGAATGGTATACTAAGATTTCTGTCTTGGAGAAGTATAGAACAATATTAACCACAGAATATGCCAAAAAATTCATATCTTCTGGATGGGTTGTCTGGGATGATGAATGCTTCCCTTAGTACATTGACATAATCTTCAATTGGATAGTGAGATCATCAGAATAATACACTTCATCAGATTTAAAGTAGATAAGACGAATTATATTCCATCCTTTAGTTTCTGTGAACTTTGGGTGAGGATTATACACTTTCTAAGATGCACAGGGGCACAAGGATGTTTGGGACTTCCAGAGTGTTTGACGACTTAAGGATGCAGGATACCCCTGGAATGTTGGGTAGTTCAAGGATTTTTGGAGATTCTAGGATGCAAGAGGATTTTACTTTCATGGAAGATTCACGGATGCCAGGAAACCCAAGACAACATGGAAGCTTACGAATGCAAGGTGAGGAAAGAATGTATCCAGAACCAAGAATGCAGGAAGATTTACGAATACCAAGAGATGCAAGAATGTTTCCAGAGCCAAGACTGGGTGGAGAAACTAGGATGCAATTAGATTCAGTATTTCAAGGAGGAAGTTCTAGGATGCCCGATCATGCTGAAATGTATTCAAGAATGCAAGGAGAAATGGGAAGACCAGGTGACATGAAAATGCACCCAGACTCACaaactgaggaagacctaagaatGTATCTAGATTCTCGAATGCAAGAGCAACCAAGAGATGAGTCGGATGAAAATATATATGACTACAATCACAAACCTCTCACTGGACTTCCCAACATCAGTGGGCCTAGTTCTCATTCTCACACAAGAATGAATTCTCAAGATGACATTGGTCATGTGAGGAGTGGGTACTTATTGCAATCAAAATCCACTGGTCCAGATTTACCTTTCAACTCGGCAAGTGAAAGTAatactttaaaaaaaaatgtggACTTTATGTTTAATGCAACGAAAGGTTTCAATCCAGCAAGGCAACATGGTTCAAGTCATATACTTACACCAAGTTTGACGCTGACAAGTGGATCACAAAATACCGATGGAGGAAGGGGATTGGAAACTAGaggaccacaacaacagaaaaaaTGTTCGAAGGCATTTGACTACCTCAGAGAATGGAGAGTGAAGATGAATTTACCAACAGATGCATTCATGGTAGAGAGAGATATACCAACATCTAACCAACAGCATATTAATACACCAGTTAGCTCTTCTATTCATCATCCACAAAGTGATATCTACACACATGATCCAAGTACCTCAAATACAGCTTTAAAACCAATGGGCTGGACTTTTTCAACCAGTTCATTTGCTGaaggagacacacacagagagaggtcTGGAATTGGTTTTGATGAGCCACGAGGTGATATTCAATCATATACTAAACCACAAAGCTTTCGTGGTAGGCAGTCACAGGAAAATAAAAGAATGGATGGTTCAACATGGAAGTGGGGTTATGAAGCATCAATTAATCAAAGCCCTGGCAGAAAAAGACATTCTGATACATTAGAACAGCCAATGTATCATGAACGGGATTTTTCTGTGCAGCCGGGTTCACCAAGAGCTAAACGACCTCACTTATCCCCACCATTTACACAAATGGGTAGAGATCATTCAGAACATTTTAGGGACACCCATACAGGTTATGGGATGCCTCCCCAAAGTAAAACGCCTGTTTGTGATGAGCAATTAGTGGATTTTAAAGTACAAGACATTACAAATTATTATTCACCAAATAATGCCTCTGGAAATTGGAAATTCTCTCCATCATTTCCCAGGAAACATTCACCAGATTCTGGAAGGTTAACAAGGGCTTCTTTTGAGATGACAGATCCTAGTCGGTCTTTAGGACATAGGTCACATTCCTTAGAGATGAGAAATTCTTCAAATAGAGGCAAATCACTACAGATGTATTCACAAAATAGTCATGAAAAGTCTCAGGAACTGACATTGAGAGATAGATCATTTAGATCTCTTGCTCCAGGAAGATCTCCAGGCCCACCCATGATGGGACATTCTCAAGGTCCAATAACTGGAAGACCTCCAGGTCCACCTATGAGAGGAAGGTCGCCAGGTCCACCTGTGAGAGGAAGGTCTCCAGGGCCCACCTATGAGAGAGAGGCCTCCAGGCCCACCTATGAGAGGAAGGTCTCCAGGCCCACCTATGAGAGGAAGGTCTCCAGTCCCACCTATGAGAGGAAGGTCTCCAGGcccaccaatgagaggaaggtctCCAGGCCCACCTATGAGAGGAAGGTCTCCAGGCCCGCCTATAAGAGGAAGGTCTCCAGGCCCACCCATGAGAGGAAGGTCTCCAGGcccaccaatgagaggaaggtctCCAGGCCCACCTATGAGAGGTAGGTCTCCAGGCCCACCTATGAGAGGAAGGTCTCCAGGCCCACCTATGAGAGGAAGGTCTCCAGGCCCACCTTTGAGAGGACGGTCTCCAGGCCCAATTATGAGAGGACGATCTCCAGGCCCACCTATGAGAGGACGGTCTCCAGGCCCACCTATGAGAGAGAGGTCTCCAGGCCCGCCTACGAGAGAAAGGTCTCCAGGTCTGCTAATGAGAGGAAGGTCTCCGGGTCTGCCTACGAGAGGAAGGTCTCCAGGTCTACCTATAAGAAGAAGGTCTCCAGGTGCACATATGAGAGGAAGGTCTCCAGGTCCACATGTGAGAGAAAGGTCTCCAGGTCCATCTGCAAGAGGAAGGTCTCCGGGTCCATCTGCAAGAGGAAGGTCTCCGGGTCCATCTGCAAGAGGAAGGTCTCCGGGTCCATCTGCAAGAGGAAGGTCTCCAGGTCCATCTGCAAGAGGAAGGTCTCCAGGTCCATCTGCAAGAGGAAGGTCTCCAGGACCATCTGCAAGAGGAAGGTCTCCAGGTCCATCTGCAAGAGGAAGGTCTCCAGGTCCATCTGCAAGAGGAAGGTCTCCAGGTCCATCTGCAAGAGGAAGGTCTCCAGGTCCACTTGCGAGAGGAAGGTTTCCAGGCCCACCTGCGAGAGTAAGGTCTCCAGGTCCACCTGTGAGAGGAAGGTCTCCAGTATCACAGATGAGAGGAAGATCTCCAGGTCCACATACGAGAAGAAGGTCTCCAGGTCCACCTGTGAGAGGGAGGTCTCCAGTTCCACATGTGAGAGGAAGATCTCCAGTTCCACATGTGAGAGGAAGATCTCCAGGTCCACCTGGGAGAGGTAGGTCTCCGGGTCCACCTGGGAGAGGGAGGTCTCCGGGTCCACCTGGGAGAGGGAGGTCTTCAGGTCTACCTGTGAGAGGGAGGTCTTCAGGTCTATCTGTGAGAGGGAGGTCTTCAGGTCCCCCTGTGAGAGGGAGGTCTCCAGGTCCCCCTGTGAGAGGTAGATCTCCAGGCCCACAAGCTAGAGGAAGGTCTCCAGTTCAGCCAGCTAGAGGAAGATCTCCAGGTCTACCAGCTAGATCTCTCGGTCCATCTGGAAGAGACAAATCTTCAGGACCCACTAGAGAGAGAACTCAAAGACTATCTACAGGGCAATCATCAGGTCTATCTCAAAGAGGTAGATCTCCAGGTGTTTCTGTTAGAAGATACCCAGGATCAAATGTAGGTGGAAGATCACCACATATTGAGTCTGCAAAACACTTTGGACAAAAATTGACTGATAGGTCTCCTCTCTTAGAAGAAGTTTCATTGTCACCAAGATCCAGTAAATTTTGGTCTCCTGGAACTAAATTGTCACAAGATTTAAGATCTCCTCAAATAAAGCAGAGGAGGAATTGGTCATTGTCACCTGAAAGTCTTCATAGAGGATGCTCACCAGTCTCACCACAGTCTGTAATGAACTACACAGGAGAGGTGAATCCCTTCTCCCAAGATAAATTTAGTTCTGGATCACCAAGAACTTTGAAACAGTCTCAGATGAGCAAGTCACAACATCGTTCTCCACATTTACGAGGTTGCTCTCCTGTCTCACCTGAAATTCATTCAAGATCAAAGTTGCATCATACACAAATAAAAGGAAGAAATAGCCCTAGCAGGGGTGGAGGGAGAATTCCTGAAACACAAACGAAAAGCTCTGAAGTTGAA encodes the following:
- the LOC123745837 gene encoding serine/arginine repetitive matrix protein 1-like, with amino-acid sequence MHRGTRMFGTSRVFDDLRMQDTPGMLGSSRIFGDSRMQEDFTFMEDSRMPGNPRQHGSLRMQGEERMYPEPRMQEDLRIPRDARMFPEPRLGGETRMQLDSVFQGGSSRMPDHAEMYSRMQGEMGRPGDMKMHPDSQTEEDLRMYLDSRMQEQPRDESDENIYDYNHKPLTGLPNISGPSSHSHTRMNSQDDIGHVRSGYLLQSKSTGPDLPFNSASESNTLKKNVDFMFNATKGFNPARQHGSSHILTPSLTLTSGSQNTDGGRGLETRGPQQQKKCSKAFDYLREWRVKMNLPTDAFMVERDIPTSNQQHINTPVSSSIHHPQSDIYTHDPSTSNTALKPMGWTFSTSSFAEGDTHRERSGIGFDEPRGDIQSYTKPQSFRGRQSQENKRMDGSTWKWGYEASINQSPGRKRHSDTLEQPMYHERDFSVQPGSPRAKRPHLSPPFTQMGRDHSEHFRDTHTGYGMPPQSKTPVCDEQLVDFKVQDITNYYSPNNASGNWKFSPSFPRKHSPDSGRLTRASFEMTDPSRSLGHRSHSLEMRNSSNRGKSLQMYSQNSHEKSQELTLRDRSFRSLAPGRSPGPPMMGHSQGPPMRGRSPGPPMRGRSPGPPMRGRSPGPPMRGRSPGPPMRGRSPGPPLRGRSPGPIMRGRSPGPPMRGRSPGPSARGRSPGPSARGRSPGPSARGRSPGPSARGRSPGPSARGRSPGPSARGRSPGPSARGRSPGPSARGRSPGPSARGRSPGPSARGRSPGPLARGRFPGPPARVRSPGPPVRGRSPVSQMRGRSPGPHTRRRSPGPPVRGRSPVPHVRGRSPVPHVRGRSPGPPGRGRSPGPPGRGRSPGPPGRGRSSGLPVRGRSSGLSVRGRSSGPPVRGRSPGPPVRGRSPGPQARGRSPVQPARGRSPGLPARSLGPSGRDKSSGPTRERTQRLSTGQSSGLSQRGRSPGVSVRRYPGSNVGGRSPHIESAKHFGQKLTDRSPLLEEVSLSPRSSKFWSPGTKLSQDLRSPQIKQRRNWSLSPESLHRGCSPVSPQSVMNYTGEVNPFSQDKFSSGSPRTLKQSQMSKSQHRSPHLRGCSPVSPEIHSRSKLHHTQIKGRNSPSRGGGRIPETQTKSSEVEQSEECDSLNIKKWDELEISHKSRDSTKSNNNKREWAREKSSNILIPQNGSKKPTQNVQRYVDEDSGNVRPAGESKMNTESTPEEKWKPKSKEEENDEDLRVHLLRLREQKVEQKLKKLEEESIETEFMLWKIQKNKSSLKDKSPGGENKKYIDDDDDDFHHSSGTGGISPHSLKRQRSSSPAGRNDRRPVQRPFRKPNRF